The following proteins are co-located in the Solanum pennellii chromosome 1, SPENNV200 genome:
- the LOC107005422 gene encoding uncharacterized protein LOC107005422 produces MGGAGGNGNGGGGGPQPSGAAEALYSAARISVWWDIENCQVPRGSDPHAIAQNISSALVNMNYCGPVSISAYGDTTKISSSVQQALNSTGIGLNHVPAGVKDASDKKILVDMLFWAVDNPAPANYLLISGDRDFSNALHQLRMRRYNILLAQPQKASVPLVAAAKTVWLWTSLSSGGPPLTNSESSQLVNSSYGSLPTLDTLSTSSSDSSLINQLDTFHENPQMKFNNLGRGTDIKQKGKPVRRSVNQPNISRTSSGTQENHSAANFHQPGYGYPKQFNDSVELPGAHNSRTPFSGPVPSGVPGNPEASWTNGNNSQNNYQNNYPPGRPNNLPVSPIIPPGNFLPPNSHVHHSHSMPPRSDAIGYTSVPQISMPDMGKLKVSENSTNGHNRPFSQTWNGESRQPPNIENSYTNTNGPHKGHNSQKKTPFYVEKEVNRHPHPSPEIPPPSCIANSSNGPLNGVWGAPGCPKPSDYVQGLIGVVLLALNTLKTEKIMPTEANISDCIKYGDPKHRNTDVKKALASAVEQQLVVTRNLGALQLYVGKNENLWRCVNPIGGNMKQYPKEAWDDLQKFLSSSAGRAAISATQCRFEAATVIKKMCLKELALGEILQILHMVVNMKKWLVQPQSGWQPIKFTLAEIVPDSGVVAAT; encoded by the exons ATGGGTGGTGCAGGCGGAAACGGGAACGGCGGAGGGGGAGGGCCGCAGCCGTCGGGTGCGGCTGAGGCGCTGTACTCGGCGGCGAGGATTTCGGTATGGTGGGATATAGAAAACTGTCAAGTGCCTAGAGGATCTGATCCTCATGCGATCGCTCAGAATATAAGTTCTGCGCTTGTGAATATGAACTACTGTGGACCGGTTTCTATTTCCGCTTACGGTGATACAACTAAGATCTCTTCTTCTGTTCAACAGGCGCTTAATAGTACTGGAATCGGCCTTAATCACGTTCCTGCAG GTGTTAAAGATGCAAGTGATAAGAAGATTCTTGTGGACATGTTATTCTGGGCAGTTGACAATCCTGCACCTGCTAACTATTTGTTGATTTCGGGAGATCGTGATTTTTCAAACGCACTTCATCAATTGCGCATGCGCAGATATAATATTCTTCTCGCACAACCTCAAAAAGCTTCTGTTCCCCTTGTTGCTGCTGCAAAGACTGTATGGCTTTGGACAAGCCTTTCATCTGGAGGACCTCCACTCACAAATAGTGAATCAAGTCAACTTGTTAATAGCAGCTACGGTTCTTTACCCACTTTAGACACATTATCAACGTCATCTAGTGACTCCAGTCTGATAAACCAGCTTGACACTTTCCATGAAAACCCACAAATGAAGTTTAACAATTTGGGAAGGGGTACAGATATTAAGCAGAAGGGCAAACCAGTTCGTAGAAGTGTGAATCAACCCAATATATCACGAACTTCATCTGGCACACAAGAAAATCATAGTGCTGCAAACTTTCATCAACCAGGATATGGATATCCTAAGCAGTTCAATGATTCAGTGGAGTTGCCTGGAgctcataattcaagaactccTTTCAGTGGGCCTGTACCGAGCGGTGTTCCTGGTAATCCTGAGGCATCCTGGACGAATGGAAACAACTCACAGAACAATTATCAAAACAATTATCCTCCAGGAAGGCCAAACAACCTCCCAGTATCACCGATAATTCCACCTGGTAATTTCTTACCACCTAATTCGCATGTGCATCATTCACATTCAATGCCTCCTAGGTCTGATGCAATTGGCTACACCTCAGTCCCTCAAATATCTATGCCTGATATGGGTAAGCTAAAAGTCAGTGAAAACTCCACTAATGGTCATAATCGTCCTTTTTCTCAAACGTGGAATGGAGAATCAAGACAACCTCCTAACATTGAGAATtcttatacaaatacaaatgggCCTCATAAAGGACACAATTCGCAGAAGAAAACACCATTTTACGTTGAAAAAGAGGTAAACAGGCATCCACATCCCAGccctgagattccaccaccgtCATGTATAGCAAATAGCAGTAATGGACCTCTCAATGGTGTGTGGGGAGCTCCAGGATGCCCAAAACCTTCTGATTATGTTCAAGGCCTTATTGGAGTCGTTTTACTTGCCTTAAACACCCTTAAAACTGAGAAGATTATGCCTACTGAAGCAAACATCTCTGATTGCATCAAATATGGAGATCCAAAACACCGCAATACTGATGTTAAGAAGGCTCTCGCGAGTGCAGTTGAACAACAGCTGGTAGTAACACGGAATTTAGGTGCTTTGCAATTATATGTTGGTAAAAATGAGAACCTATGGAGGTGTGTGAATCCCATTGGTGGTAATATGAAACAATATCCCAAAGAAGCATGGGATGACCTCCAGAAATTTCTATCATCTTCTGCCGGACGAGCCGCCATAAGCGCTACTCAGTGCAG GTTTGAAGCAGCAACAGTTATTAAGAAAATGTGCTTAAAGGAGCTTGCTTTAGGTGAAATACTTCAGATCTTGCACATGGTTGTTAACATGAAGAAATGGCTTGTACAACCTCAATCCGGATGGCAACCAATTAAGTTTACTCTCGCAGAGATCGTCCCCGATTCAGGGGTGgtagctgctacataa